A window from Neochlamydia sp. AcF84 encodes these proteins:
- a CDS encoding ankyrin repeat domain-containing protein has product MEAPLQSKPFYVTPEGKEFSQSHVKLNIKKDKKWAYKPHADYRFGDSHLFYACRSNQKEATLFFLKKMTNWVLSSPPVNIDNESIIHLACHNGDLDILRSMLAHCRGSPGINKKNAMGRTPLAILAEKANRLGVMTLLVHAIRTWKFDPTETYDPLTIAINIGREDIAGLFIAYEKKWQHNSFKRHLIEQPNLQKLWDHPDTDRWGCLFNSLPSMMTRIQTVIEMNDIEGIKAAISLDHEFKYAGSTPNLLKIALGYKDSSLLRVLIELGLEKAKFKKETFMLHAAAKWCDYELIQRISQKYAEKGKLQKVLQTYDSRGETPLYKLCEELAKEDGLSAAAEETLKFFLDNGSFIRLASKTGSLPKVVLKGKNYDLRRFFRKNAGKDKEEFSKISSEDLYKIKREELLKMDSVAHIEKEGINQLLKEALKLKDQDFVSHLVLIGAKPDQECFLIAIDHQLFSVAEVLLNNRYGVVPLPGSLPKLGKEGNFFIKHWLEKIGDASLRLKEAEFQELGIEEAIKEASSLLTIPQKIIYAVRYQSSSVLTTLLKSSPRILTTLSPLQLQEVWSVACSRSVDVVQALIKEGLDLTLKDEEDNGGLHLAAKALNVEVLKYFIQQKMDVNALNKSGLTPLQLVQGKDRDIDEVISCIQVLLQAEAQGLSSGQLKLIWNKAESLEDEAYLLDLFQKMPNRVIRYCFKSGGCDTLHWLLSSSKAPITFTAEERDELLKFAYFNADCLRIIHEQKWVDLNRIDASKNTIFHKAAERQALEVMKYLSSQRISNINVINANQLAAIDILVKGEATSKLCDTILHLIEQGAIVQKPATIQTIWKNFILKHPSQLYKLYERKILAPLTEEGDTPIHFATQYAGPEILRELISYQCWPVDHPDEYGYTALDLIFRQNWCRIEQDTFEKVFLLLKAGAAVKQAKSHGGWPLLAIFDKLWTDSFNETNERCSWQNNWAANVNSSSSLQDGLRSFWEDRKGIVDTFIRFYASNKGNIQALLHYMDNQHWEENVWYCISGGYTKQNVPYVGTVEKFLPSMGGMTHRKHSIKHTLPKIYKDLKKMI; this is encoded by the coding sequence ATGGAAGCTCCTCTTCAATCAAAACCTTTTTATGTGACGCCTGAGGGAAAAGAATTTAGCCAGTCTCACGTAAAGCTTAATATTAAAAAAGACAAAAAATGGGCTTACAAGCCTCATGCTGATTATCGTTTTGGCGATTCGCATTTATTTTATGCCTGCCGATCCAATCAAAAAGAAGCCACTTTATTCTTCCTAAAAAAGATGACGAATTGGGTTTTGTCTAGTCCTCCCGTCAATATAGACAATGAGTCCATTATTCACCTAGCTTGCCACAATGGAGATCTAGACATCTTGCGTAGCATGCTTGCGCATTGCCGTGGGTCACCGGGAATAAATAAAAAAAATGCTATGGGAAGAACTCCTTTAGCCATTTTAGCAGAAAAAGCTAATCGTTTAGGAGTTATGACTTTGCTTGTGCATGCTATTCGCACCTGGAAGTTTGATCCTACAGAAACGTATGATCCTTTAACAATAGCGATTAATATAGGTAGAGAGGACATTGCCGGGCTTTTTATCGCCTATGAAAAAAAATGGCAACATAACTCTTTTAAACGGCATTTAATAGAGCAACCAAACTTACAAAAATTATGGGATCATCCAGACACAGATCGCTGGGGATGTCTATTTAATAGCCTTCCTTCGATGATGACACGTATTCAAACTGTGATAGAAATGAATGACATTGAAGGCATAAAAGCTGCTATATCGCTTGATCATGAATTTAAATACGCCGGGTCCACTCCTAATCTTTTAAAAATAGCTCTCGGCTATAAAGATTCATCCCTGCTTCGTGTTTTAATCGAGCTGGGATTAGAAAAAGCTAAATTTAAGAAAGAAACTTTTATGCTCCATGCTGCTGCTAAATGGTGTGATTATGAGCTAATCCAGCGTATCAGCCAAAAATATGCAGAGAAGGGAAAGCTACAGAAAGTTTTGCAGACATATGATAGTAGGGGAGAGACACCTTTATATAAACTATGCGAGGAGCTGGCTAAAGAAGATGGTTTATCCGCAGCTGCAGAAGAGACCCTTAAATTTTTTTTAGATAATGGAAGCTTTATACGTTTAGCCTCTAAAACAGGTTCGCTGCCTAAAGTTGTTTTAAAAGGTAAAAACTATGATTTAAGAAGATTCTTTAGAAAAAATGCCGGCAAAGATAAAGAGGAGTTTTCAAAAATTTCTTCCGAGGATCTTTATAAGATTAAAAGGGAAGAACTTTTAAAGATGGATTCTGTTGCCCACATAGAGAAAGAAGGGATTAATCAACTGCTTAAGGAAGCTTTAAAATTAAAAGACCAGGATTTTGTAAGCCATCTAGTTTTAATAGGAGCAAAACCTGACCAAGAATGTTTCCTCATCGCTATTGATCATCAGCTTTTTTCAGTGGCGGAAGTGCTTTTAAATAATCGATACGGGGTTGTTCCTTTACCTGGTAGCCTCCCTAAGTTAGGCAAGGAGGGAAACTTTTTCATTAAGCACTGGTTAGAAAAAATAGGGGATGCTAGCCTGCGATTAAAAGAAGCTGAGTTTCAAGAGCTGGGGATTGAAGAAGCAATTAAAGAGGCTTCTTCCCTGCTCACTATTCCTCAAAAAATTATATATGCCGTGCGCTATCAATCTTCTTCAGTGCTAACCACTTTATTAAAGAGTTCTCCTCGTATACTTACCACTCTTTCACCTTTACAATTACAAGAAGTATGGAGTGTTGCCTGTAGTCGCTCAGTAGATGTCGTCCAAGCTTTAATAAAGGAAGGATTGGATCTTACATTAAAGGATGAAGAAGATAATGGTGGCTTGCATCTGGCTGCCAAAGCTCTTAATGTTGAGGTTTTAAAGTACTTTATCCAACAAAAAATGGATGTCAATGCTCTTAATAAAAGCGGCTTGACCCCCTTACAGCTGGTACAGGGAAAAGATCGTGATATAGATGAAGTTATTTCTTGTATTCAAGTGCTTCTGCAAGCAGAAGCACAAGGCCTTTCATCAGGGCAGCTTAAACTGATCTGGAATAAAGCTGAAAGTTTAGAAGATGAAGCCTATCTCCTTGACTTATTCCAAAAGATGCCCAATAGGGTGATTAGGTATTGTTTTAAATCGGGTGGTTGTGACACCCTTCATTGGCTTTTATCGAGTAGTAAGGCCCCTATCACCTTTACAGCTGAGGAAAGGGATGAACTATTAAAATTTGCTTATTTCAATGCCGATTGCTTGCGAATTATCCATGAGCAAAAATGGGTGGACTTGAATAGGATAGATGCTTCAAAAAATACAATCTTTCATAAGGCTGCTGAGCGTCAAGCTTTAGAGGTAATGAAGTATTTATCCTCTCAGAGAATAAGTAATATTAATGTAATAAATGCTAACCAACTAGCAGCAATAGATATCTTAGTTAAAGGAGAAGCTACTTCTAAGCTATGTGACACTATTCTTCATTTGATTGAACAGGGAGCAATCGTACAGAAACCGGCGACTATACAAACAATATGGAAAAATTTTATCTTAAAACACCCTTCCCAGCTTTATAAACTATATGAGAGAAAAATCCTGGCGCCTCTTACGGAAGAGGGAGATACTCCTATTCACTTTGCTACGCAATATGCAGGACCTGAAATTCTTCGAGAGCTTATCAGTTATCAATGTTGGCCTGTTGATCATCCGGATGAGTATGGCTACACGGCGCTAGATTTAATATTTCGTCAAAACTGGTGCCGAATAGAACAGGATACTTTTGAAAAGGTTTTTCTTTTGCTCAAAGCGGGTGCCGCTGTAAAGCAGGCAAAATCTCATGGTGGATGGCCTCTTCTTGCTATTTTTGATAAATTATGGACCGATAGTTTTAATGAGACGAACGAAAGGTGCTCGTGGCAAAACAATTGGGCGGCAAATGTAAATAGTTCTTCTAGCTTGCAAGATGGCTTACGAAGCTTTTGGGAAGATAGGAAAGGAATTGTTGACACATTCATTAGGTTTTATGCAAGTAA
- a CDS encoding RtcB family protein, which yields MNPREFQALLNQKIFTSPEKDKAWTLYKKESPQKALAFLQTIENKFGSIRRSLLLHPLPVPYKVWGENYIEAETIAQMDRAARLPVALAGALMPDAHLGYGLPIGGVLATENSVIPYAVGVDIACRMKLTIYPLPAHVLENPTSVEYKHLYSALLDNTVFGAGAAGIHKGKIDHPILEKSQWELTSLTRSLRQTAIYQIGTSGGGNHFVEWGELKIFEAENPFKLAAGSYLALLSHSGSRGVGFKIADYYTKMAMAQLKELDHSVRHLAWLPLDHDLGREYWEAMQLAGQFASANHHVIHQRIAETLGIAPIATVENHHNFAWREKIHVQGKEKEAIVHRKGSTPSGKGVLGIIPGTMADAGYVVVGKGNPDSLNSASHGSGRQMARTKAKKTISLEQHLNSLLKQGINLIGGGLDESPQAYKPIEAVMEEQKDLVEVIGKFQPRIVRMAAEGSLSSLSSLPQGIVEGE from the coding sequence ATGAATCCAAGAGAATTCCAAGCATTACTTAATCAAAAGATATTTACTTCGCCCGAAAAAGATAAGGCGTGGACTTTATACAAGAAAGAAAGCCCACAAAAAGCTCTTGCCTTCTTACAAACGATTGAAAATAAATTTGGCTCTATAAGAAGAAGCTTGCTTTTGCACCCTTTACCGGTTCCTTATAAAGTTTGGGGGGAGAATTATATTGAGGCAGAGACAATAGCGCAGATGGATAGAGCTGCTCGTCTACCTGTAGCGCTAGCAGGGGCTTTAATGCCTGATGCGCATCTAGGGTATGGTCTTCCTATCGGGGGAGTTTTGGCTACAGAAAATTCTGTTATTCCCTATGCCGTAGGGGTAGATATTGCTTGTAGGATGAAACTGACCATTTACCCTCTCCCGGCGCACGTTTTAGAAAATCCTACAAGCGTGGAATATAAACATCTTTATTCGGCTTTATTAGATAATACTGTATTTGGCGCAGGCGCTGCCGGCATTCACAAAGGTAAAATCGATCACCCAATATTAGAAAAATCCCAGTGGGAACTTACCTCATTGACACGTTCTTTAAGGCAAACGGCTATTTACCAAATTGGTACGAGCGGGGGAGGAAATCATTTCGTAGAATGGGGTGAGCTAAAAATTTTTGAGGCAGAAAATCCTTTTAAGCTTGCGGCGGGATCTTACCTGGCATTGCTCTCACACAGCGGCTCAAGAGGAGTGGGTTTTAAAATAGCTGATTATTATACTAAAATGGCCATGGCCCAGCTGAAAGAATTGGACCATTCTGTTAGGCATCTAGCTTGGTTACCTTTAGATCATGATCTAGGTAGGGAGTATTGGGAAGCCATGCAGCTGGCAGGGCAATTTGCTTCTGCCAATCACCATGTTATTCACCAAAGAATAGCAGAGACACTAGGAATAGCTCCCATTGCTACCGTAGAGAATCACCATAATTTCGCTTGGCGGGAAAAGATTCATGTGCAGGGAAAGGAAAAAGAGGCTATCGTCCATCGCAAAGGTTCAACACCTAGTGGAAAAGGTGTGTTAGGGATTATTCCAGGAACGATGGCTGATGCTGGCTATGTGGTTGTAGGTAAGGGCAATCCAGATTCATTAAACTCGGCTTCACATGGCAGTGGCCGGCAAATGGCGCGCACTAAAGCAAAAAAGACGATTTCTTTAGAGCAACATCTCAATTCTTTATTAAAGCAGGGCATAAATTTAATAGGTGGGGGATTAGACGAATCACCTCAAGCTTATAAACCTATCGAGGCAGTCATGGAAGAACAGAAAGACTTAGTTGAGGTGATAGGAAAATTCCAGCCAAGAATTGTACGCATGGCCGCTGAAGGTAGCTTAAGCTCACTATCTTCATTGCCTCAAGGAATTGTAGAAGGTGAGTAA
- a CDS encoding type III secretion system chaperone: MVDLKQFCSQLSKDLGLDEDLLQEEAPGIFSLPIEEEVSIKLGTLAEGFSLQCILCDCPKENPEAFLAEIMDANLFGQTTRNCVLGLTEDGNRLTLSRMIDYNLDYKSFNEFLQDFYNVALFWREQALHHLK, from the coding sequence ATGGTCGATCTCAAACAATTCTGTAGCCAGCTTTCAAAAGATCTAGGTCTTGATGAAGATTTACTTCAAGAAGAAGCACCAGGAATTTTTAGTCTGCCTATTGAGGAAGAAGTTTCTATCAAGCTAGGGACGCTAGCTGAAGGCTTTTCTTTACAATGCATTTTATGCGACTGCCCCAAAGAAAATCCTGAAGCCTTTTTGGCTGAAATAATGGATGCAAACTTGTTCGGACAGACCACTAGGAATTGTGTATTAGGCCTAACAGAGGATGGAAATCGATTGACGCTATCGCGTATGATCGATTATAATCTTGATTATAAGAGCTTTAATGAATTTCTTCAAGATTTCTACAATGTAGCTCTATTCTGGCGCGAACAAGCGCTTCATCATTTAAAATAA
- the sctD gene encoding type III secretion system inner membrane ring subunit SctD → MVAKLVAEEGVQKGLVLSLDEGNEWVIGRDPDACQLLIEDPSASRKHLLCRQTPEGIVIEALSLAHPVYVNEQPIQESWLLHHGDRVQIGEGLYRFYAEDETQWLDEEKKNLLNGQEELNDSVQGNLPESVEDEQTLPTLDDEHSSQLFASHPSLSEAKEAGENFPSSALDQAQPLGKEDEQSDKDNASFASTTFNEESFFTPLEENREAASEEEKKFTEEDKPSKDQSPEGKDKTPLPLAEDKGISPQELESDDEFLESSPEQEREQETMNGSWAERQGDLEISTDPKEDEKQRMNDSHFSQLSQEASQSEDQQNDEDISIFEESLETANYPEIHFDLAETGRWLIKVVGGPNHGAEFTLQPSCTYLIGTDPNSCDIVFHDTSVSRQHAKITVTEEDTISLEDLGSRNGTFVDGKPLTGRESIPTNTLILMGTSSFVVYDREGEMQTIIAPLLPSIVKTLKEEPQELTPAPAPAAEGEAPVEEVPTAAPPVIAPPPNKVYPHEALGAFILIAIITGLFVIIGIGTATLFKSKPVVSQQVINPERDLTEALSAFPHVKYSFNRNTGRLLLVGHVLSGSDKTQLLYNLQGFPYLRSIDDSGVIIDEGVWREINQILSQNSNWKGISIHSPTPGHFVISGYLKSRKQAEQLWDYIASNFPYLDLLEKRVIVEEDAVSAISALLQNQGFKDISSQMNEGEVILSGHLPAGKMNDYNQTLIKIKEIPGVRSIKNFVAELAPEQSMINITDRYEITGVSHQGDVNTNVVINGRILTRGDVLDGMTIISIKPNAVFLEKEGVKYRIEYNR, encoded by the coding sequence ATGGTCGCCAAATTAGTTGCAGAAGAGGGTGTTCAAAAAGGTCTTGTACTTTCCTTAGATGAAGGAAACGAATGGGTAATAGGCCGTGATCCAGACGCTTGCCAGCTGCTTATTGAAGATCCTTCTGCTTCACGTAAACATCTACTCTGTCGCCAAACTCCCGAGGGTATTGTAATTGAAGCTTTAAGCCTTGCCCACCCGGTGTATGTTAACGAACAGCCTATCCAAGAGTCCTGGCTACTGCACCATGGAGATAGGGTTCAAATAGGAGAAGGGCTTTATCGTTTTTATGCAGAAGATGAGACTCAATGGCTCGATGAAGAAAAAAAGAATCTTCTTAATGGGCAGGAAGAATTAAATGATTCCGTGCAAGGAAACCTTCCTGAAAGTGTAGAGGATGAACAAACTTTGCCCACATTAGATGACGAGCACTCTTCTCAGCTTTTTGCATCTCATCCTTCTCTCAGTGAAGCCAAAGAAGCAGGAGAAAATTTTCCATCCTCTGCCCTAGATCAAGCACAGCCGCTAGGTAAAGAAGATGAGCAGTCAGATAAGGACAATGCATCTTTTGCTTCTACTACCTTTAATGAAGAAAGCTTTTTCACCCCTTTAGAGGAAAATAGAGAGGCAGCTTCTGAAGAGGAAAAAAAATTCACAGAGGAAGATAAGCCCTCTAAAGATCAATCGCCTGAGGGAAAAGATAAAACCCCGTTACCTCTTGCTGAGGATAAGGGTATTTCCCCACAAGAATTGGAGAGTGACGATGAGTTTTTAGAAAGCTCACCGGAACAAGAAAGAGAGCAAGAAACAATGAATGGTTCTTGGGCAGAAAGGCAAGGTGATTTAGAAATATCTACAGATCCCAAGGAAGATGAAAAGCAGAGGATGAATGATTCTCATTTCTCACAGTTATCCCAAGAAGCAAGCCAATCTGAGGACCAGCAGAATGATGAAGATATTTCTATTTTTGAAGAATCGCTAGAAACGGCTAATTATCCTGAAATTCACTTCGATTTAGCTGAAACAGGCCGTTGGCTGATTAAAGTGGTAGGAGGGCCTAATCATGGGGCCGAGTTTACTCTCCAGCCTTCTTGTACTTACCTCATTGGAACTGATCCTAATAGTTGTGACATAGTTTTCCATGATACTAGTGTTTCACGTCAACATGCTAAGATTACTGTAACGGAAGAAGATACGATAAGTTTAGAAGACTTAGGAAGTCGCAATGGAACGTTTGTAGATGGAAAGCCTTTAACAGGTAGAGAATCTATTCCTACCAATACTTTAATTCTTATGGGCACCTCCTCTTTTGTGGTTTACGACCGGGAAGGTGAAATGCAAACAATTATTGCTCCTTTGCTTCCTTCCATAGTTAAAACTCTAAAAGAAGAGCCTCAAGAATTAACTCCCGCCCCTGCCCCTGCGGCTGAAGGTGAAGCACCTGTCGAAGAAGTTCCCACGGCAGCACCTCCTGTAATCGCTCCACCTCCTAACAAGGTATACCCCCATGAAGCTTTAGGAGCTTTTATTTTAATCGCTATCATTACAGGCTTATTTGTTATCATTGGAATTGGTACCGCAACTTTATTTAAGAGTAAACCTGTGGTCTCCCAACAAGTTATTAATCCCGAACGTGACCTTACAGAAGCATTATCAGCTTTTCCACATGTTAAATACTCTTTTAATCGTAATACAGGGCGCCTACTTCTTGTGGGGCACGTTTTATCAGGATCAGATAAAACACAACTTTTATACAACCTACAAGGCTTCCCTTATCTACGTAGCATTGATGACAGTGGGGTGATTATTGATGAAGGGGTTTGGAGAGAAATTAACCAAATACTTTCCCAAAACTCTAATTGGAAAGGTATTTCCATTCATTCGCCTACCCCTGGTCATTTTGTCATCTCTGGCTACCTAAAATCTAGAAAGCAGGCCGAGCAGCTGTGGGATTATATTGCCTCTAATTTTCCCTACCTCGATCTATTAGAAAAACGCGTGATCGTTGAAGAAGATGCCGTTTCTGCGATAAGTGCGCTTTTACAAAACCAAGGTTTTAAAGATATATCCTCTCAAATGAATGAAGGAGAGGTTATTCTTTCAGGCCATCTTCCTGCTGGAAAAATGAATGATTACAATCAGACCCTCATTAAGATTAAAGAAATTCCAGGTGTACGCTCGATTAAAAATTTTGTGGCTGAGTTAGCACCTGAGCAATCGATGATCAATATAACCGATAGATATGAAATTACAGGCGTTTCCCACCAAGGGGATGTGAACACCAATGTGGTAATCAATGGTCGCATACTTACGCGAGGAGATGTTTTGGATGGAATGACGATAATAAGTATTAAGCCTAACGCTGTCTTCTTAGAAAAAGAAGGAGTTAAGTATCGTATTGAGTATAATCGCTAA
- a CDS encoding DUF5398 family protein gives MFGLEKQKKKKGEEFTFELEKELKAFNSHQDYKKKVEERIQDIRSLLRKGENKGEFDKLGVLLHGYTSLLKIMSRLSPK, from the coding sequence ATGTTTGGTCTTGAAAAGCAGAAAAAGAAAAAAGGCGAAGAGTTTACTTTTGAGCTAGAAAAAGAATTAAAAGCTTTTAATAGCCATCAAGATTATAAGAAAAAAGTTGAAGAAAGAATACAGGATATTAGAAGTTTATTAAGGAAAGGTGAAAATAAAGGCGAATTTGACAAATTGGGAGTACTTTTACATGGGTACACCTCTTTATTAAAAATTATGTCCCGCCTCTCGCCTAAGTAA
- a CDS encoding DUF5407 family protein yields MSSNSNQSFPSAPTSYSGANRQSGFEVQSLIGIINNAVSSAKAKLLQIQNNRSSISIGDMFEMQMLMNHLSQLSEMTTDIVSASNTAISSMARNIKS; encoded by the coding sequence ATGTCTTCAAATAGTAACCAATCATTTCCTTCAGCTCCTACTAGCTATAGCGGAGCTAATCGCCAATCGGGATTTGAGGTACAATCGCTTATTGGTATCATTAACAATGCTGTATCTAGCGCTAAAGCTAAACTACTGCAAATTCAAAATAATAGAAGTTCTATTAGTATTGGAGATATGTTTGAAATGCAAATGCTGATGAATCACCTTTCTCAGTTATCAGAAATGACTACTGATATTGTCAGTGCCTCTAATACGGCGATTTCATCAATGGCACGTAATATTAAATCATAA
- a CDS encoding SctF chaperone SctG → MTKETIEDFKEDFSLFIEAGFIAVKQLDEISASRIFQAAQTLNPDSTAPQIGLGYIALNKLEVKQATKIFEEVVQKEPENYLAQTFLGISFLLTKPKRKKGEKLIQEAMDKSNDPTVKNLGFLSLQWAQKDLNDLKSHFFNHEKGEVKK, encoded by the coding sequence ATGACGAAAGAAACGATTGAGGATTTCAAAGAAGATTTTTCTCTCTTCATTGAAGCAGGCTTTATAGCAGTGAAACAGCTTGATGAGATCAGTGCTTCACGTATCTTCCAAGCTGCCCAAACCCTCAATCCTGACAGCACAGCCCCTCAAATTGGCTTAGGCTACATCGCTCTTAATAAATTGGAAGTTAAGCAAGCTACAAAAATTTTTGAAGAAGTGGTTCAAAAAGAACCGGAAAATTATTTAGCACAGACTTTTTTGGGCATAAGCTTCCTATTAACAAAGCCTAAACGTAAAAAAGGGGAAAAGCTTATTCAAGAAGCTATGGATAAAAGCAATGACCCTACAGTTAAAAACTTGGGATTCCTTTCGCTGCAATGGGCACAAAAAGATTTAAATGACTTAAAATCACACTTTTTCAATCACGAAAAAGGTGAAGTAAAAAAATAA
- the fliI gene encoding flagellar protein export ATPase FliI — protein MSLDDKFDKLLGSIDELELTTVNGRITEIVGMLIKAIVPNVKIGEVCLVKREGEPLRTEVVGFTREEVLLSPLGEMKGIGPSSEVIPTHMPLHIKVGPNLLGRVLNGLGEPLDVETKGPLEVDEIYPVLQAPPDPVKRKRIEAPLSVGVRAIDGVLTTGLGQRVGIFAAAGGGKSTLLGMIARNARADVNVISLIGERGRELRDFIEKDLGPEGLARSVLVVSTSDQASQLRLNAAYVGTAIAEYFRDQGKSVILMMDSVTRFARALREVGLAAGEPPARAGYTPSVFSTLPKLLERAGNSDKGSITAFYTILVAGDDMNEPVADEVRSILDGHLILSADLARQYHYPAIDVLSSASRVIMSIVPKDHLQLVGKLKEVLANYKKNELLIKIGEYKRGADKAGDFAIDYIDKVNRFLKQGVEEKCSFEETYQLLKNLFK, from the coding sequence ATGAGCTTGGATGATAAATTTGATAAACTCTTAGGAAGTATTGATGAGCTAGAGTTGACTACCGTCAATGGACGCATCACAGAAATAGTGGGAATGCTAATCAAAGCTATTGTTCCTAATGTGAAAATTGGAGAAGTTTGCCTTGTCAAACGTGAAGGTGAACCATTACGCACAGAAGTCGTAGGTTTTACCCGTGAAGAAGTTCTTCTTTCTCCGCTAGGAGAAATGAAAGGGATAGGCCCTTCTTCAGAAGTTATCCCCACTCATATGCCTCTTCATATTAAGGTAGGCCCTAATCTCTTAGGACGCGTATTGAACGGGTTAGGAGAACCTCTAGATGTAGAAACCAAAGGGCCTTTAGAAGTAGATGAGATTTATCCAGTCCTTCAAGCTCCTCCCGATCCCGTTAAAAGGAAAAGAATCGAAGCCCCTTTATCTGTTGGAGTGCGGGCGATAGACGGAGTTTTGACTACCGGCTTAGGACAAAGGGTAGGAATTTTTGCAGCTGCTGGTGGAGGTAAATCAACCTTACTAGGCATGATTGCTCGTAATGCACGTGCGGATGTAAACGTAATCAGCCTTATTGGCGAGAGGGGACGTGAACTACGCGATTTTATCGAAAAAGATTTGGGACCCGAAGGTTTAGCGCGTTCTGTGTTGGTCGTATCCACTTCTGATCAGGCCTCGCAGCTAAGGCTCAATGCTGCCTATGTAGGAACAGCTATCGCCGAATACTTTAGAGATCAAGGTAAATCGGTAATTTTAATGATGGACTCTGTGACTCGCTTTGCGCGTGCCTTGCGTGAGGTTGGTTTAGCTGCTGGAGAACCACCTGCCCGTGCAGGTTACACTCCCTCTGTTTTTTCCACACTGCCTAAGCTGTTAGAACGTGCTGGCAACTCAGATAAAGGCTCTATTACCGCCTTCTATACTATTTTGGTAGCAGGTGATGATATGAATGAACCCGTAGCCGATGAGGTGCGCTCTATTTTAGATGGTCACTTAATTTTATCTGCCGATCTGGCGCGTCAATATCACTATCCTGCTATCGATGTACTTTCTTCTGCCAGCCGGGTTATCATGTCGATTGTTCCTAAAGATCATTTACAATTGGTGGGTAAATTAAAAGAAGTATTAGCTAACTATAAAAAAAATGAGCTTTTAATTAAAATTGGTGAATATAAACGAGGAGCCGATAAAGCAGGTGACTTTGCCATCGATTATATTGATAAAGTTAATAGGTTTTTAAAGCAAGGCGTGGAAGAAAAATGCTCTTTTGAAGAGACCTATCAATTGCTAAAAAATCTTTTCAAATGA
- a CDS encoding type III secretion T3S chaperone codes for MNNIIYPLKQVLDIKRRRVEDAEKILKEKKELLAKEEEKLKNVEAVRNKVLAHQQDKLQQLRVESSHLTTSPKVQQMKIYLKVVAEKLQIEEKKVKDQKDQVKMAQNKVEEAKQELDRKRLEVDKLKTHQEDWTKERAKELEIIEAREQDELGSTMFLGRMQSAKASK; via the coding sequence ATGAATAATATAATATATCCTTTGAAACAGGTTTTAGATATCAAACGGCGACGTGTAGAAGATGCTGAAAAAATTTTAAAAGAGAAAAAAGAGTTATTAGCAAAGGAAGAAGAAAAGTTAAAAAATGTAGAAGCTGTAAGAAACAAGGTTTTGGCCCATCAACAAGACAAATTGCAGCAATTACGTGTTGAAAGTAGCCACCTTACAACCAGCCCTAAAGTCCAGCAAATGAAAATTTATCTAAAAGTAGTGGCAGAAAAACTACAGATAGAAGAAAAAAAAGTTAAGGATCAAAAAGATCAAGTTAAAATGGCTCAAAATAAAGTAGAAGAAGCTAAACAAGAATTGGATCGAAAGCGTTTAGAAGTGGATAAGCTCAAAACTCATCAAGAAGACTGGACAAAAGAAAGAGCTAAAGAATTAGAAATTATAGAAGCACGCGAGCAAGATGAGTTAGGAAGCACGATGTTCTTGGGTAGAATGCAATCCGCAAAAGCTTCAAAATGA